From Arachis stenosperma cultivar V10309 chromosome 2, arast.V10309.gnm1.PFL2, whole genome shotgun sequence, one genomic window encodes:
- the LOC130960334 gene encoding uncharacterized protein LOC130960334: protein MSAFDFINGVYDAAFKPRLLLSIVRDHLPDSKRPFSNHSSTVSKVVYLVKTHRLLSESFTDSMDPKVVEAWKSAVTTWVERILELLDSPVSDKCWVGISLLGVTCQLCSPVRFVESFVPWFQKLVPSLRSQEDSSFLRVAACASMSDMFARLSKFPKFKKDGTACASKVVQPVLKLLSDSKSDVVWESAINLLCTIITTFQASINQNHYESIECAIAIKLLSKESNECSADIAKKLAYCLALLPKSKADEESWSVMLQKLLVLINDQLNFAFQGLEEATVRNQITRLLVLPGKPLPSPLGGNILAEEIINRKWSEQSPASDVPTLIFACCTMLTSSYPVKVKIPVRLLLALAERMLMVNGSLPQMSFPFTTARQQEDICSVLPSLHLCSLELLDAIIKAMGSQLLPHAGSIARIITKYFKDCALPELRIKFYSVTRTLLLSMGVGMAMYLAQEVVNNAFSDLETIDNKSGGASNSSNPNASAGSLPAPSRRKRKHKNASGPLQENDDGGLGAEVLKNNPSIPISLRIAALEALETLITVAGSLRFEPWRSKVDDLVFATAMDSFKEESASSEISEFQQEELAEPIADLQLAALRALLASFLSFARIRPPYLSEGLDLFRRGKQQTGTKVAEFCMHALLALEVLIHPRELPLPNYVSTIENEHNFRDENSSWSNRGPVGFRQVGFDTPDTVDDLYAKWMENATGTGTRTNVSIPKNTVRTDEPSEAIRDTNHNVLSGHQRSGTEVQERNEIAGSDAPTKTDVEMRAAEDEFVSKSDKPVESMMQSQEPVSNTTIIPVDHEPVATEVQPERIVSDSTTAHNEGSSRMELGEGSSANKVSESASPKRTPDTIMIQESAFKLNLGDSVAHDDFDLPEIVDADPDTDSE, encoded by the exons ATGTCTGCATTCGACTTCATCAATGGCGTGTACGACGCTGCATTCAAGCCACGTTTGCTTCTCTCCATCGTCAGGGACCACCTCCCCGACAGCAAACGACCGTTTTCGAACCATTCTTCTACGGTTTCAAAGGTTGTCTATTTGGTCAAAACGCACCGTCTCCTCTCTGAGTCTTTCACTGATTCCATGGACCCAAAAGTCGTTGAAGCTTGGAAATCAGCTGTTACTACCTGGGTCGAGCGCATTTTGGAACTTCTCGATAGCCCTGTG TCAGATAAATGTTGGGTAGGAATCTCTCTGCTTGGGGTTACTTGTCAATTGTGCAGCCCTGTTCGTTTCGTGGAATCCTTCGTTCCGTGGTTTCAGAAGTTGGTGCCTTCTCTACGG TCACAAGAAGATTCTTCATTCTTGAGGGTGGCTGCATGCGCTTCAATGTCTGATATGTTCGCAAG GTTAAGTAAATTTCCCAAGTTCAAGAAAGATGGGACAGCCTGTGCCTCGAAAGTTGTTCAACCTGTTTTGAAGCTGTTAAGTGATTCTAAATCCGATGTTGTATGG GAGAGCGCAATTAATTTGTTGTGTACCATAATTACGACATTTCAAGCTTCTATTAATCAGAATCATTATGAAAGT ATTGAATGTGCTATTGCTATAAAACTTTTGTCCAAAGAGTCCAACGAATGCAGTGCTGATATTGCAAAG AAACTTGCATATTGCCTTGCATTGCTTCCGAAATCAAAAGCAGATGAAGAAAGCTGGTCTGTGATGCTGCAGAAGCTCTTGGTTTTGATAAATGATCAATTAAATTTTGCCTTTCAAGGCCTTGAAGAAG CAACCGTGCGTAATCAGATTACTAGATTGCTGGTCTTGCCTGGAAAACCTCTTCCTTCCCCTTTAGGAGGCAATATATTGGCCGAAGAAATTATTAACAGAAAGTGGTCTGAGCAATCTCCAGCATCTGATGTGCCTACACTTATCTTCGCCTGTTGCACGATGCTGACAAGTTCATATCCCGTCAAG GTAAAAATACCTGTTCGCTTGTTGTTGGCCCTTGCCGAGAGAATGCTAATGGTCAATGGCTCTTTGCCGCAAATGTCATTCCCATTCACGACTGCTAGGCAACAAGAGGACATTTGCTCGGTACTTCCGTCTTTACACTTGTGCAGCCTTGAATTGCTTGATGCTATCATAAAGGCCATGGGAAG TCAACTATTACCACATGCGGGCTCTATTGCTCGTATTATTACAAAGTACTTCAAGGATTGTGCATTGCCAGAGTTAAGGATCAAGTTCTATTCGGTCACACGAACTCTACTCTTATCCATGGGCGTTG GAATGGCTATGTACCTTGCACAAGAAGTTGTTAACAATGCATTTTCCGATCTAGAAACCATAGATAATAAAAGTGGTGGAGCATCGAATAGTTCTAATCCAAATGCCTCGGCTGGATCACTGCCAGCACCAAGTCGTAGAAAGAGGAAGCATAAGAATGCAAGTGGTCCTCTTCAGGAGAATGATGATGGTGGTTTGGGAGCAGAAGTTCTCAAGAACAATCCATCGATTCCAATTTCTCTTAGGATAGCCGCTCTTGAGGCGTTAGAGACTCTTATTACTGTG GCTGGCTCTTTAAGATTCGAACCGTGGAGATCGAAAGTTGATGATCTTGTGTTTGCCACCGCGATGGATTCCTTCAAAGAAGAATCAGCAAGTAGCGAAATTAGTGAATTCCAGCAAGAAGAACTTGCTGAACCCATTGCTGATTTGCAGCTTGCTGCATTGCGCGCTCTTTTGGcatcttttctctcttttgctCGGATTCGGCCTCCATATTTATCTGAGGGTCTCGACCTTTTCCGTAGAG GGAAGCAACAAACAGGGACAAAAGTAGCTGAGttttgtatgcatgcactttTAGCCTTGGAAGTGCTTATACATCCTAGGGAACTTCCTTTGCCGAATTACGTTTCTACCATTGAAAATGAGCACAATTTCCGAGACGAAAACAGTAGCTGGAGCAACCGAGGCCCGGTTGGTTTTCGACAAGTAGGGTTCGATACTCCCGACACTGTCGATGATTTGTATGCTAAATGGATGGAAAATGCCACCGGAACCGGAACCAGAACCAATGTATCGATACCTAAGAATACAGTACGCACTGACGAGCCTTCTGAGGCCATTAGAGACACCAACCATAATGTGCTTTCCGGGCACCAGCGTTCAGGCACTGAAGTCCAAGAAAGGAATGAGATAGCTGGATCTGACGCCCCGACCAAAACAGATGTTGAAATGAGGGCTGCCGAGGATGAATTTGTTTCCAAGTCGGACAAACCTGTCGAATCCATGATGCAATCTCAGGAACCTGTCTCCAACACCACTATCATCCCCGTAGA